Genomic DNA from Methanosarcina sp. MTP4:
TCCCGAAAGCGGAGATGAAGGGGAACTCGTCCTGGTTGTTGACGATGACAATAATTCAAATGAACTCCTTTCCCTTGTCCTGGGAGATGCCGGCTACCGCGTGGCTCCGGTGTATCTGGGAAGAGACGTTTTGCCGGTTGCAAAGAAACTGAAACCCGATGTTATAACCCTTGACGTCTTCCTCCCCGATACCAATGGCTGGCTCGTCCTGAAACAGCTGAAAAATGACCCAGAAACGGCTCGGACCCCGGTACTGATCATCTCCATGGCCGATAAAAATGAACTTGGAATTGCTCTTGGGGCTCTGTATTCCTTTACAAAACCCATTAAAAAGGTTGAACTCCTTACTTCCCTGGAAGAAATCAGGCAGAAGTTTAAATTCGAAACTCTGAAGGTCCTTATCGTGGATGATGACGAAAATGCCGTGGAACTGCTGAACTCGATGATCGAGCCCGAAGGTTTTGAGGTCTTGAAAGCTTACGGCGGGAGGGAGGGTCTTGACAGGCTCTTTTCGGACAGGCCCGACATTCTCATTCTCGACCTCATGATGTCGGATGTGAACGGTTTTGACGTAATTTCCCACCTCCGGGCCGACCCGGGGACCAGGGATATCCCCCTGATTGTCTGCACGGCAGGGGAATTTGACGAAAAGAATATTGAAGAATTGAACAATGAAATGCAGGACCATTTACTCTCTATCATGAAGAAAGGCACTTTCGGAAGAAAAGAGTTAATTAACAGGATAAAACAACTAACTATGCTTAAGAGGCATAAAGATGAAAAAGATTCTGATTGTTGAAGACAACCCCATGAATATGGAATTGATACTTGATCTGCTGGAATTCTACGGGCACAGCGTAACAGGAGCGGAGGACGGGATAAGGGCCCTTGAGTGCCTCGATGAGAACAAATTCGACATCATTCTCCTGGACATGCAGCTTCCGAAAATGGACGGGCTCGAGGTGCTTGAAAGGATAAAGCAGAACCCTGACACCGCTGACATCCCGGTGATTGCGGTAACAGCCCATGCAATGAAAGGAAGTGAGGAACACTTCATCGAAAAGGGGTGTGTTGATTACATCTCAAAGCCCATTGATATAAACAAGTTCAGGGCCCTGATTGACAAATATCTCAGTGATTGAGGACAGGATTCCCCGCATCTCTTGTGGGAAATGCCAGGTATTGATGTCCCTGTTCCGGGGGTTAAACAGGTGATAAAATCCATTCGAATTAAAAACCGGTGAACTCCGATCGATATCAAATCGGAACTCAAAAATCTGTATATTTCGGTTTAAGCACATCAGAAACTAAAATGTAGACTTCGTTTAAGCACATAAAAATATCAAAAATCCGTAGACTTTGTTTGCCAGCAAATCATAAACCAAAAACCGGGGGACTCCGATCGATATCAAATCGGAACTCAATAATCCGTAGACTCCGGTTATAACAAGTCCGGAGGTCCGGTTGATCTCATACCGGAAATCAAGGGGATTTCGATTTTCGACACTTATTTAGATATTTTCAAGGGGCATTGACATATCCTTGTAATGAGTGAAGAGTTCTTCACACCATTCCAGTGCGCTTTCATCAAAGCTCATCAGGCGCTGGTGGTCGAATTTCCCCTTTCTGTCAAAGAGTACCAGTGAACAGAAACGGTCTGTTACAACGTTTTTCAGGGTTATTTTCTTGTCGCAAATGTAAATTTCCGTATTTTTGGAATTCAGAAGCTCCTGGAGGTTTTCTGTGTAGTCTTCTTTCATTCTTTTAAAGACCGGTTCGGTCAGGATGAGGTACATTTCCGCCCCTTTTCGTGCCAGTTCGGAATACAGGTTAAGATAAAGGGGGTGGAAATAAGAAAGAAATATCATGACACGTCTGGATTCCAGGAGGTTTTTCTTAAAGTCTTCAGGCACTTCAAAGAGCCTGTTAAGGTCGGGTTCGAGCAGGAAATAGTTTCCCAGTTCCTCGATCCTGTTAAGAAGGTCCTCAGGAATTGCGCTCAGGTCGTGGTTTACCCAGTAATCGTAATTTTCTTCGAAAACCCTCACGGTATTTAATAGGGGTTCCATCTTTTCGACAACTATCTCCCCCATTTCCGAGAGCTGGTACCTGTCGTTTTCCTGAATGATCATGTGGCCTTCTCTTAATTTCTTTATCTGGGGCATAATTGACGTAGAGCTGACGTTCAGGTCTTTTTTTATCTCGTCACTGGTTTTTGGCCCCTCTTCCAGCAGGCGCAGTACGTTAGTTCTTTTTTCAGAAAGAAATGCCAGATCAATAAGTGAAATCTTCATGCAAATCTACCTCCCCGGGAACCTCGTGAATACGCCGGAGGTATTTTCCCTTCATTTATCCCAAAACCTGTTTTTCCTAATTTGAAGTCCCGGTTTCATTTCCTGAAAGCCCCACCGGTAACTTCTTGAGGAATTATTGCTCTAAGTTTTCCAATTGATTGTTTATATCCTTTTCCAAAAAACATTTATTATTTCACAGTCCCGGGCAATTTCCTGTTCCTTTTTCCTTTCTTTACTTTACTTTACTTTACTTTACTTTACTTTACTTTACTTCCTTTTTTTTAATTGAGCCGGTTTTGTCAGCAATTATCTTCGGGTTTATCAACAATTAACTTCGGGGTTTTGCCCTTATCCATAATTTCCAATTTACTTTATATCTTTACTTCATATCTTTACTTTACTCTTTACTTTACAGTTTTCCTTCCAGTTACTTTTTGGGCTTTGTTCCCGTAGCAAGCACATAACCCACATACCTTGAGGTTGACTTTTTCCTTAGTAGGATCTTTTTTCCTTCCCCGAGCCGCCTGAACCGGTGCCTGATCTTTTTGCTGATCAGCGTGTACTTTATCATTTTCACTGAGACGCTGGAAAAGTACCGGGCAAACTCCAGGAGTCCGTCCATTGCCCTGATAAGCTTCTTTGCCTCTTCCAGGCTTGCCGTGGGCCTGCATTTCCTTACCTGGACGTCCTCCAACCCTGCTTCTTCTAGCTCCTTTTCCCATTCTTCAGGGGTCGGGAGATTAAAGGGAAGTCCGGTTATTTCGCCGAAAATGTCCTCTGCATGAGTTAGCTTTTCTGCAGGTTTTGGGGGGATTTCCTTTTCCCTGTACATTTCATTGATCCCCAGGGAGCCTCCGGGTTTCAAAACCCGGGCAAATTCTCTGAAAGCCCTGCCCCGGTCAAGGAACTGGGAGACAAACTCGGTAATTACGGCATCGAAAGTTCCGGCTTCAAAGGGCAGGGCGTAGGCGTCTCCTATCCGGAAATCCGTTATCCCTTCCACACCTTTCTTTTTTGCCCTTTCCTTTGCCTTCTCGATGGAAAGCTCTGCTATATCGACTCCCACCACGAAACAGCCGACTTTCTTTGCGAGGTAACAGGCAGAAAAACCCGTGCCGCACCCGACCATCAGCACCTTTTTGTCCCTGTCAAGCCGGCAGAGTTCCGCCAGTTTTTCCGTGGAAACGAGGCCACCTACGTGGAAGTAGGGCACCTCAAGGTAGCTCATGAAATCGTAGTAGCCCAGGGTTTCTGTTTCCTGAATTGAAAGTGAATGTCCTGACATGAAAGGCCTCCGGATGCCCTGGTCCTGGACACCCGATAAATATGGGTCTTTATTTATAAATTTTTCTTTATGTACTCTTCCAATTTTTCCAGCGCTTCCGGCATGTTTTTCCTGCCGAACCCCAGCCTGAAATTCTGCTCCCCACAATCATAAACAGTTCCCGGAAGCAGCATGACTCCCTGCTTCTCCACGACATCTACGCAGAATTCCTCCGCGTTTCTCCCAAACTTTATTTGGGGGAACCCTATAGGCCCTGCTTTCGGCTTTACCCACTGGAAAAGTTCTCCGTGTTCTTCAAAGAAGTCATCCAGAACTTCCAGGTTTTTCCGGATTATGCCAAGGTTGCGCTCTATCAGGACTTCCTTATGCCTGAGCGCAAGGCAGGAAAGGAATAAAGCATCTTATTTGGCATGAAAGTTGACGTGTACTTTCATTTCTTTGTGCCTGTTATTCAGAGAATTTCATGTGCGTTTTTTTGGTTCTTTTTCCGAGGCTTTTTTTGCCAGGGCAAGCAGACCTCTCAGGATCTCTTTCGGGGAAGGCGGGTTTCCGGGGATTTTCATGTCCACAGGCAGGATCTTATCCACGCCGCCGAGCACGGCATAGGAGCCCCTGTAAATCCCCCCGTCACAGGCATCGTCCCCTACTGCGACCACGAATTTGGGGGAAGGCATGGCTTCATAGGTCTTTTTCACGGCTTCGGCCATGTTCAGGGTGACTGCCCCGGTTACCAGCAGGACGTCGGCGTGCCGTGGGGATGCCACGAAGGAGATCCCGAACCTTTCTACGTCGTAGTACGGGGTTCCCAGGTTTGAGATTTCTATTTCCGTGGAATTATCGCTGCCCGAGTCCAGTTCGCGGATTGCCAGGCTGCGTCCGAAGACTTTAGGCATTTCTTTTTTGATTTCGGCCCCCAGGGTTTCGAGTTCCTCATCCCGGAATTCAAAAGTCTCCGTCACCTTCGGACGGAGGAAAAGGGAAAGCGGGTTTATCATTCTCAGACCTCACTGCATTTCTTGATTTTTTTTCCGTGTTCATCTCTTTGTTCACGGGCATCTTTGAGTTCAAAGGCACTTTTGTTCAAAGGTCGGTCCCTGCATATGACATGTTCAGGCTTTTGTTGATAACAGGAAAGTCAGGGATGATGTTCCCGAGTACCGCATGTTCGATGGCCTGCCAGTTGCAAAAGGAGGCGGTCCTGACCTTGTAGCGGTCGACAAGCCCGTTTTTCAGGTATATCCAGTGCAGGTTCTGCCCTCTGGGGGCTTCCACCAGGGTCAGGGCATAGCCGGAATTGCCGGGACTGCCTGATCCGGTTTCTTCACCTGTCTCAGGGGAATTTCCTGCAAACACGGGGCCTTGAGGCATTTCTTCCAGGAGGCGGTTGATGAGCTTCAGAGATTCCCTTATCTCATCGGCTTTTACCTCATAACGGGAGAGTACATCCCCTCCTTTCCTTACGGAAGAGTCCGGGGCAAAGTGCCTGTAGGCCCCGTAAGGCCTGTTAAGCCTGGTGTCGGCAGGGCAGCCCGAGGCTTTTGCCAGGGGGCCTGTGAGGTTGAGAGGGACGACGA
This window encodes:
- a CDS encoding response regulator; its protein translation is MKKILIVEDNPMNMELILDLLEFYGHSVTGAEDGIRALECLDENKFDIILLDMQLPKMDGLEVLERIKQNPDTADIPVIAVTAHAMKGSEEHFIEKGCVDYISKPIDINKFRALIDKYLSD
- a CDS encoding winged helix-turn-helix domain-containing protein; translation: MKISLIDLAFLSEKRTNVLRLLEEGPKTSDEIKKDLNVSSTSIMPQIKKLREGHMIIQENDRYQLSEMGEIVVEKMEPLLNTVRVFEENYDYWVNHDLSAIPEDLLNRIEELGNYFLLEPDLNRLFEVPEDFKKNLLESRRVMIFLSYFHPLYLNLYSELARKGAEMYLILTEPVFKRMKEDYTENLQELLNSKNTEIYICDKKITLKNVVTDRFCSLVLFDRKGKFDHQRLMSFDESALEWCEELFTHYKDMSMPLENI
- a CDS encoding class I SAM-dependent methyltransferase: MSGHSLSIQETETLGYYDFMSYLEVPYFHVGGLVSTEKLAELCRLDRDKKVLMVGCGTGFSACYLAKKVGCFVVGVDIAELSIEKAKERAKKKGVEGITDFRIGDAYALPFEAGTFDAVITEFVSQFLDRGRAFREFARVLKPGGSLGINEMYREKEIPPKPAEKLTHAEDIFGEITGLPFNLPTPEEWEKELEEAGLEDVQVRKCRPTASLEEAKKLIRAMDGLLEFARYFSSVSVKMIKYTLISKKIRHRFRRLGEGKKILLRKKSTSRYVGYVLATGTKPKK
- a CDS encoding NADH-quinone oxidoreductase subunit B family protein; the encoded protein is MINPLSLFLRPKVTETFEFRDEELETLGAEIKKEMPKVFGRSLAIRELDSGSDNSTEIEISNLGTPYYDVERFGISFVASPRHADVLLVTGAVTLNMAEAVKKTYEAMPSPKFVVAVGDDACDGGIYRGSYAVLGGVDKILPVDMKIPGNPPSPKEILRGLLALAKKASEKEPKKRT